In one window of Halomarina pelagica DNA:
- a CDS encoding glycosyltransferase family 2 protein yields the protein MRVSVVVCTHTTDRYPDLREAVESVLSGTYEDREVIVVSDGSEAVYERARADYGERDDVRVHLQEPNQGLLAARNAGAAVAEGDVVAFVDDDAIADERWLAELVAAYDADGEGESAGEGESAGAGRGRSTRERVLAAGGKMVPEWVAGRPAFLPAEFYWLVGVTHRGFADGPGVVRNTFGSNISFRREVFDELGGFDTDIGGRKGDKHLQGGETELCARLRAEYGAGVYYTPDAVVAHKIFDYRTDPRWLLRRAFWQGYSKRGMEVFVPESTGEEGEFLGDLLTRFVPSRVRELVAEPSAEKAAQLLALFALTGAVGFGYLYGYAKWH from the coding sequence ATGCGCGTCTCGGTCGTCGTCTGTACGCACACCACCGACCGCTACCCCGACCTCCGCGAGGCCGTAGAGAGCGTGCTCTCGGGCACCTACGAGGACCGGGAAGTCATCGTCGTCAGCGACGGCAGCGAGGCCGTCTACGAGCGCGCGCGAGCCGACTACGGGGAACGCGACGACGTCCGCGTCCACCTGCAGGAGCCGAACCAGGGGCTCCTGGCCGCGCGCAATGCCGGGGCCGCCGTCGCGGAGGGGGACGTGGTCGCGTTCGTCGACGACGACGCCATCGCCGACGAGCGCTGGCTGGCGGAACTCGTCGCGGCGTACGACGCGGACGGCGAGGGAGAGTCGGCAGGCGAGGGAGAGTCGGCGGGGGCCGGTCGCGGGAGGTCCACGCGCGAGCGCGTGCTCGCCGCGGGCGGGAAGATGGTCCCCGAGTGGGTCGCCGGGCGGCCGGCGTTCCTCCCCGCGGAGTTCTACTGGCTGGTCGGCGTCACCCACCGCGGGTTCGCGGACGGCCCCGGCGTGGTGCGGAACACGTTCGGCTCGAACATCTCGTTCCGCCGCGAGGTGTTCGACGAGCTGGGAGGGTTCGACACCGACATCGGCGGCCGGAAGGGCGATAAGCACCTCCAGGGCGGCGAGACCGAACTCTGCGCCCGTCTCCGGGCCGAGTACGGCGCGGGAGTCTACTACACGCCCGACGCGGTCGTCGCGCACAAGATCTTCGACTACCGGACCGACCCGAGGTGGCTCCTCAGGCGGGCGTTCTGGCAGGGGTACTCGAAGCGCGGGATGGAGGTGTTCGTCCCCGAGTCGACGGGCGAGGAGGGCGAGTTCCTCGGCGACCTGCTCACCCGGTTCGTCCCCTCGCGCGTGCGCGAACTCGTCGCCGAGCCCTCCGCGGAGAAGGCCGCCCAGCTGCTCGCGCTGTTCGCGCTGACGGGGGCCGTCGGATTCGGCTACCTCTACGGGTACGCGAAGTGGCACTGA
- a CDS encoding formate/nitrite transporter family protein, translating to MSGRDGDDVREAIDRSASGAPAAGAAVRDRFSTDEIFQRVVASADDEVSSTTRELFFSGLAAGFAITLTFLLHAVLTAAVPDDRTNLLPSLLYPVGFIYIIMGRYQLYTENTLPPVALTLTRILSVPSLLRVWGVVLVANFTGAALGAFVLAHTGVMTPETATVAAEFASKAVETPWWDLFFKAVFAGWLVAGLVWLLHASRDTITRLVLVFTIFLSIPVADLYHVVVSACDAFYYVFHDGASVLLVLWHFVLPVLLGNTVGGVFLVALVNYAQTQRRVPAGGGDRRVLGVREWLFGGIASGDRSSSAQQDD from the coding sequence ATGAGCGGACGCGACGGAGACGACGTGAGAGAGGCCATCGACCGCTCGGCGAGCGGCGCGCCGGCCGCCGGAGCGGCCGTCCGCGACCGGTTCTCGACGGACGAGATCTTCCAGCGGGTCGTCGCGTCCGCCGACGACGAGGTGAGTTCGACCACCAGAGAGCTGTTCTTCAGCGGTCTCGCCGCCGGGTTCGCGATCACGCTCACGTTCCTCCTCCACGCCGTCCTGACCGCGGCGGTCCCGGACGACCGAACGAACCTGCTGCCGAGCCTCCTGTATCCGGTCGGGTTCATCTACATCATCATGGGCCGCTACCAGCTCTACACCGAGAACACGCTGCCGCCGGTGGCGCTCACGCTGACGCGGATCCTCAGCGTCCCGTCGCTGCTCCGGGTGTGGGGCGTCGTCCTCGTCGCGAACTTCACGGGCGCGGCGCTCGGCGCGTTCGTCCTCGCCCACACCGGCGTGATGACGCCGGAGACGGCGACCGTCGCGGCCGAGTTCGCGTCCAAGGCGGTCGAGACGCCCTGGTGGGACCTCTTCTTCAAGGCCGTGTTCGCGGGCTGGCTCGTCGCCGGACTGGTGTGGCTCCTCCACGCCTCGCGCGACACGATCACCCGACTCGTCCTCGTCTTCACGATCTTCCTGAGCATCCCCGTCGCAGATCTGTACCACGTCGTCGTCTCGGCCTGCGACGCGTTCTACTACGTCTTCCACGACGGTGCCTCCGTCCTCCTCGTCCTCTGGCACTTCGTGCTCCCCGTCCTGCTCGGGAACACGGTCGGGGGCGTCTTCCTCGTCGCGCTCGTGAACTACGCGCAGACCCAACGTCGCGTCCCGGCCGGTGGCGGTGACCGCCGCGTGCTCGGCGTCCGGGAGTGGCTGTTCGGCGGCATCGCGAGCGGGGATCGATCGAGTTCGGCCCAACAGGACGACTGA
- a CDS encoding TrmB family transcriptional regulator, translating into MSETDVFERLGLTEYERIALTELLSLGRTTAPNLAEAAGIPKARVYGVLDSLADRGFVKVIPGRPKQYLPRSPEEILDRAEENQRQAYEQFVRDVEAERESFLEEFGPRFERAGQEVTAAEELFYVVDVGEPSETETKRIYHEARERVRVLTKAFEYIETVEPAVADAVDRGLDVRVLMLHPDNLSPPNRERQAELVEYIEREYPEIGIRFSLEALPFRGTLADPTMEYDDGTAILLVQADDVPNHLREAVITENGAFVAGLNRYFDLIWKHESAGRPGDAT; encoded by the coding sequence ATGAGCGAGACGGACGTGTTCGAGCGCCTCGGGCTCACCGAGTACGAGCGGATCGCACTGACCGAGCTGCTCTCGCTCGGGCGGACGACGGCCCCGAACCTCGCGGAGGCGGCCGGCATCCCCAAGGCGCGCGTCTACGGCGTGCTCGATTCGCTCGCCGACCGGGGGTTCGTGAAGGTCATTCCGGGACGCCCGAAGCAGTACCTCCCGCGGTCGCCCGAGGAGATCCTCGACCGGGCCGAAGAGAACCAGCGCCAGGCCTACGAGCAGTTCGTCCGGGACGTCGAGGCGGAGCGGGAGTCGTTCCTCGAGGAGTTCGGCCCGCGGTTCGAGCGCGCCGGCCAGGAGGTTACCGCCGCCGAGGAACTGTTCTACGTCGTCGACGTCGGCGAACCGAGCGAGACGGAGACGAAGCGCATCTACCACGAGGCCCGCGAGCGCGTGCGCGTGCTCACGAAGGCCTTCGAGTACATCGAGACGGTGGAACCCGCCGTCGCCGACGCCGTCGACCGCGGACTCGACGTGCGGGTCCTCATGCTCCACCCCGACAACCTCTCCCCCCCGAACCGCGAGCGACAGGCCGAACTCGTCGAGTACATCGAGCGGGAGTACCCCGAGATCGGGATCCGCTTCAGCCTCGAAGCGCTCCCGTTCCGCGGGACGCTCGCCGATCCCACCATGGAGTACGACGACGGGACGGCGATCCTCCTCGTGCAGGCGGACGACGTCCCGAACCACCTCCGGGAGGCGGTCATCACCGAGAACGGCGCGTTCGTCGCCGGCCTGAACCGCTACTTCGACCTCATCTGGAAACACGAGAGCGCCGGACGCCCCGGGGACGCGACCTAG
- the aglJ gene encoding S-layer glycoprotein N-glycosyltransferase AglJ produces the protein MTDSQVCVLIPTYQEVETIGTVIDGYREQGFDDVLVVDGRSTDGTQDVAREHGARVIEQSGIGKGQAVREAFDYITAPYVLMVDGDATYDPADAPAMLEPLIDGRAQHVIGDRFADMRPGAMTRFNRLGNRFINTAFEVIHGRDFGDILSGYRAFTLDSVRRFELTADGFTIETELAVECVKHRVNTAVVPVSYHPRPDESDTNLSPVRDGGRIIVALYALAKTNNPLFYFGSVGLLLVIVGGVLAGYVGIEWFTRNISHEAIAVVSGVAILLGAQLLAFGVLSDMVVVVNREQTRRLEELNDRLAAHFDEPRPGDGRRDDLADAEREDAEREDPGDYERPLERDERA, from the coding sequence ATGACCGACTCGCAGGTGTGCGTTCTCATCCCTACTTATCAAGAGGTCGAAACCATCGGCACGGTGATCGACGGGTATCGGGAGCAGGGGTTCGACGACGTGCTCGTCGTCGACGGCCGCTCGACCGACGGGACGCAGGACGTCGCCCGTGAGCACGGCGCGCGCGTCATCGAGCAATCGGGGATCGGAAAGGGACAGGCCGTCCGCGAGGCGTTCGACTACATCACCGCGCCGTACGTGCTGATGGTCGACGGCGACGCGACGTACGACCCGGCGGACGCCCCCGCGATGCTCGAACCGTTGATCGACGGGCGCGCACAGCACGTCATCGGCGACCGCTTCGCGGACATGCGTCCCGGCGCGATGACCCGCTTCAACAGGCTGGGGAATCGGTTCATCAACACGGCGTTCGAGGTCATCCACGGCCGCGACTTCGGGGACATCCTCAGCGGCTACCGGGCGTTCACGCTCGACTCGGTACGACGGTTCGAACTCACCGCCGACGGCTTCACCATCGAGACGGAACTCGCCGTCGAGTGCGTGAAGCACCGCGTCAACACGGCGGTCGTCCCGGTGAGCTACCACCCCCGGCCGGACGAGTCGGACACGAACCTCAGTCCGGTCCGCGACGGCGGGCGCATCATCGTCGCGCTCTACGCGCTGGCGAAGACGAACAACCCCCTCTTCTACTTCGGAAGCGTCGGTCTCTTGCTCGTGATCGTCGGGGGCGTCCTGGCTGGGTACGTCGGCATCGAGTGGTTCACGCGGAACATCTCGCACGAGGCGATCGCGGTCGTCTCCGGGGTCGCCATCCTCCTCGGGGCGCAACTGCTCGCCTTCGGCGTCCTCTCGGACATGGTAGTGGTGGTCAATCGCGAGCAGACGCGCCGCCTGGAGGAGTTGAACGACCGACTCGCGGCGCACTTCGACGAACCGCGACCGGGCGATGGCCGCCGTGACGACCTCGCGGACGCGGAGCGGGAGGACGCGGAACGGGAGGACCCCGGGGACTACGAGCGGCCGCTAGAACGGGACGAGCGAGCGTAG
- a CDS encoding ribbon-helix-helix domain-containing protein: MTEYTTVSIPKPLAERVEETLEGTSFSSTSDLVRFLLRSIVIQHQRTGGLSEAEFEEIATQLRDLGYLRD, from the coding sequence ATGACGGAGTACACCACCGTGTCGATCCCGAAGCCGCTGGCCGAGCGCGTCGAGGAGACCCTCGAGGGGACGAGCTTTTCGAGCACCAGCGACCTGGTCCGGTTCCTCCTGCGGAGCATCGTCATCCAGCACCAGCGGACGGGCGGCCTGAGCGAGGCCGAGTTCGAGGAGATCGCCACGCAACTGCGCGACCTGGGGTACCTACGCGACTGA
- a CDS encoding DUF7503 family protein, whose amino-acid sequence MSDNSIAEYVAEHPKMAGVLFTILLLLSQAGSVMAGFGRAHPGP is encoded by the coding sequence ATGTCCGACAACAGCATCGCGGAATACGTCGCGGAGCACCCGAAGATGGCCGGCGTCCTGTTCACGATCCTGCTGCTGCTCTCGCAGGCGGGATCGGTCATGGCCGGGTTCGGTCGAGCCCACCCCGGTCCGTAA
- a CDS encoding VOC family protein has protein sequence MLSSLRWLALEVKYLGPAGEFYERHLDLPLAEQREAELVFDAGGTDLVLRRPSGVPRGGLHVHYAFATPPDRYDGWWEHLSKRFDLTEHRFGSARSLYFYDIEGNCVEIGQRGEGDRDITGIFEVVLEVEDLGRAEAFYETLGMDVTSRGEERRRVRLTTGAFDLELWEPHLGLADARGGVHVDFGVEAEDPTAAAERVRGRACDVEPLAEGVRIRDPDGHYLTLVA, from the coding sequence ATGCTCTCGTCCCTTCGCTGGCTCGCCCTCGAGGTGAAGTACCTCGGTCCCGCGGGCGAGTTCTACGAGCGCCACCTCGACCTCCCGCTCGCCGAGCAGCGCGAGGCGGAACTCGTCTTCGACGCGGGCGGGACCGACCTCGTGCTCCGCCGGCCGTCGGGCGTCCCCCGCGGCGGTCTGCACGTCCACTACGCGTTCGCCACGCCGCCGGACCGCTACGACGGGTGGTGGGAACACCTCTCGAAGCGGTTCGACCTCACCGAACACCGCTTCGGGAGCGCCCGCTCGCTGTACTTCTACGACATCGAGGGCAACTGCGTCGAGATCGGTCAGCGCGGCGAGGGCGACCGCGACATCACGGGGATCTTCGAGGTCGTCCTCGAGGTGGAGGACCTCGGTCGGGCGGAGGCGTTCTACGAGACCCTCGGCATGGACGTGACGAGCAGGGGCGAGGAGCGCCGGCGGGTCCGCCTCACGACCGGCGCGTTCGACCTCGAACTCTGGGAGCCGCACCTCGGTCTCGCCGACGCGCGCGGCGGCGTCCACGTCGACTTCGGCGTCGAAGCCGAGGACCCCACGGCCGCCGCGGAGCGCGTCCGCGGGCGGGCCTGCGACGTCGAACCGCTGGCCGAGGGCGTCCGCATCCGCGATCCGGACGGCCACTACCTGACGCTCGTCGCGTGA
- a CDS encoding DUF5779 family protein, whose product MSDFELDLRAVEREIDEADPEGRVVLGVLDGTTPPVEWTRLVQGGAVLVLAVEGDLNELASGFARDVRDAGGTLVHFRRFLVVTPEGVDVDTDRVG is encoded by the coding sequence ATGAGCGACTTCGAACTCGACCTGCGGGCGGTCGAGCGGGAGATCGACGAGGCGGATCCCGAGGGTCGCGTCGTCCTCGGCGTGCTCGACGGGACGACGCCGCCCGTCGAGTGGACCCGCCTCGTCCAGGGCGGTGCGGTGCTCGTCCTGGCCGTGGAGGGCGACCTGAACGAACTCGCGTCGGGGTTCGCCCGCGACGTGCGCGACGCGGGCGGCACGCTCGTCCACTTCCGGCGCTTCCTCGTCGTCACGCCCGAGGGCGTGGACGTCGACACCGACCGAGTTGGGTGA
- the ilvD gene encoding dihydroxy-acid dehydratase has product MSQQQSRRESKPAKPADLRSREVTEGPERAPHRAMFRAMGFDDEDLASPMVAVANPAADITPCNVHLDDVAASAVEGVDEAGGMPIEFGTITISDAISMGTEGMKASLISRELIADSVELVAFGERVDALVTVAGCDKNLPGMMMAAIRTDLPTVFLYGGSILPGEHEGREVTVQNVFEGVGAYAHGDMTEEELDDLERHACPGAGSCGGMFTANTMASISEALGLAPLGSASPPAEGEERYEVARRAGELALDCVENDRKPSDVISRESFENAIAIQVAMGGSTNAVLHLLALAAEAGVDLSIDDFDEISKRTPKIANLQPGGTRVMQDLHEAGGVPVVIRRLLEAGLFHGDAMTVTGRTIAEELEELDLPDDDAIEADFLRPVSDPFADEGAIKILKGNLAPEGAVLKVTQKDADRHEGPARVFENEEDAMRYVQEGSIESGDVLVIRNEGPRGGPGMREMLGVTAAVVGQGHEDDVALVTDGRFSGATRGPMIGHAAPEAFVGGPLAAIEDGDTIRVDVPERTLEVDLTDEELDARLADWEQPEPPYTSGVLAKYGRDFDSAANGAVTNPGVKRE; this is encoded by the coding sequence ATGAGCCAGCAGCAATCACGCCGGGAGTCGAAACCGGCGAAGCCGGCCGACCTGCGTAGCCGCGAAGTCACCGAGGGACCGGAACGCGCCCCTCACCGCGCGATGTTCCGCGCGATGGGCTTCGACGACGAGGACCTCGCCTCACCGATGGTGGCCGTGGCCAATCCCGCCGCCGACATCACGCCGTGTAACGTCCACCTCGACGACGTGGCGGCGTCGGCCGTCGAGGGCGTGGACGAGGCGGGCGGCATGCCCATCGAGTTCGGCACGATCACCATCTCGGACGCCATCTCGATGGGGACCGAGGGGATGAAGGCGAGCCTCATCTCCCGGGAACTGATCGCCGACAGCGTCGAACTCGTCGCCTTCGGCGAGCGCGTGGACGCACTCGTCACCGTCGCCGGGTGCGACAAGAACCTCCCGGGGATGATGATGGCCGCCATCCGAACTGACCTCCCCACCGTCTTCCTCTACGGCGGGTCCATCCTCCCCGGCGAGCACGAGGGGCGTGAGGTCACCGTCCAGAACGTCTTCGAGGGCGTCGGCGCGTACGCGCACGGCGACATGACCGAGGAGGAGCTGGACGACCTCGAACGCCACGCCTGTCCCGGGGCGGGCTCCTGCGGCGGGATGTTCACCGCCAACACCATGGCCTCGATCAGCGAGGCGCTGGGGCTCGCGCCGCTCGGCAGCGCGTCCCCGCCCGCGGAGGGCGAGGAGCGCTACGAGGTCGCCCGGCGCGCCGGCGAACTCGCGCTCGACTGCGTCGAGAACGACCGCAAGCCCTCCGACGTCATCTCGCGGGAGTCCTTCGAGAACGCCATCGCTATCCAGGTGGCGATGGGCGGCTCGACCAACGCCGTGCTCCACCTGCTCGCGCTCGCCGCCGAGGCGGGCGTCGACCTCTCGATCGACGACTTCGACGAGATCTCGAAGCGGACCCCGAAGATCGCGAACCTCCAGCCCGGCGGCACGCGCGTCATGCAGGACCTCCACGAGGCCGGCGGCGTCCCGGTCGTGATCCGCCGGCTGCTGGAGGCTGGCCTGTTCCACGGCGACGCGATGACCGTCACGGGGCGGACGATCGCGGAGGAACTGGAGGAACTCGACCTCCCGGACGACGACGCGATCGAGGCCGACTTCCTCCGCCCCGTCTCCGATCCGTTCGCCGACGAGGGCGCGATCAAGATCCTGAAGGGCAACCTCGCGCCGGAGGGCGCGGTGCTGAAGGTCACCCAGAAGGACGCCGACCGCCACGAGGGGCCGGCGCGGGTCTTCGAGAACGAGGAGGACGCCATGCGCTACGTGCAGGAGGGGAGCATCGAGAGCGGCGACGTACTCGTCATCCGCAACGAGGGGCCCCGCGGCGGCCCCGGCATGCGCGAGATGCTCGGCGTCACCGCGGCCGTCGTCGGCCAGGGCCACGAGGACGACGTGGCGCTCGTCACCGACGGCCGGTTCTCCGGCGCGACGCGCGGTCCCATGATCGGCCACGCCGCCCCCGAGGCGTTCGTCGGCGGGCCGCTCGCCGCGATCGAGGACGGCGACACGATCCGCGTCGACGTCCCCGAGCGCACCCTGGAGGTGGACCTCACGGACGAGGAACTCGATGCGCGCCTCGCGGACTGGGAGCAGCCGGAGCCGCCGTACACCTCCGGCGTCCTGGCGAAGTACGGTCGCGACTTCGACTCCGCGGCCAACGGCGCGGTGACGAACCCGGGCGTGAAGCGGGAGTAG
- a CDS encoding LeuA family protein, with product MGEVQCPRHRRARRIPRRVEFFQGTLSNFDEISTAQIFDTTLRDGEQSPRTSFSYDDKREIAARLDAMGTHVIEAGFPVNSDAEFAAVRDIAADTTAAVCGLARVVDKDIEAAIDAGVDVVHVFASTSDVQIEDSMHATREEVVERSVASIERVREAGIEVMYSPMDATRTDTDFLIEVVEAVTDAGVDWINVPDTCGVATPTRFARLIATIRSHTDAKIDVHTHDDFGLATANAIAGMEAGATSAQVSVNGIGERAGNAAYEEVVMSLESLYGIDTGIDTTGIRDLARIVEEKSDMPIPANKPVVGRNAFAHESGIHAAGVIENSATFEPGVMTPEMVGAERELVMGKHTGTHSVRERLVEAGYEPTDEDVRTVTRRVKDHGAAKERVTEETFERFAREADVRRPERVTEGPR from the coding sequence ATGGGGGAAGTACAATGTCCCAGACATCGGAGGGCACGTCGGATACCCCGGCGGGTCGAGTTCTTCCAGGGCACGCTGAGTAACTTCGACGAGATCAGCACTGCACAGATTTTCGACACGACGCTGCGCGACGGTGAGCAGTCGCCGCGGACATCGTTCTCCTACGACGACAAGCGGGAGATAGCCGCGCGGCTGGACGCCATGGGCACCCACGTCATCGAGGCCGGGTTCCCGGTGAACTCCGACGCGGAGTTCGCCGCGGTCCGCGACATCGCCGCCGACACGACGGCGGCGGTCTGCGGGTTGGCGCGTGTCGTCGACAAAGACATCGAGGCGGCCATCGACGCGGGCGTCGACGTGGTGCACGTCTTCGCGAGCACGAGCGACGTGCAGATCGAGGACTCCATGCACGCCACGCGCGAGGAGGTCGTCGAGCGGTCGGTCGCGTCCATCGAGCGCGTCCGCGAGGCGGGCATCGAGGTGATGTACTCGCCGATGGACGCCACGCGGACGGACACCGACTTCCTCATCGAGGTGGTCGAGGCGGTCACCGACGCGGGCGTCGACTGGATCAACGTCCCCGACACGTGCGGGGTCGCCACGCCGACCCGGTTCGCCAGGCTCATCGCGACGATCCGGTCGCACACGGACGCGAAGATCGACGTTCACACCCACGACGACTTCGGACTGGCGACGGCCAACGCCATCGCCGGCATGGAGGCGGGCGCGACGAGCGCGCAGGTGAGCGTCAACGGCATCGGCGAGCGCGCCGGCAACGCCGCCTACGAGGAGGTGGTGATGTCGCTGGAGAGCCTCTACGGGATCGACACCGGCATCGACACCACGGGGATCCGCGACCTGGCGCGCATCGTCGAGGAGAAGAGCGACATGCCGATCCCGGCGAACAAGCCCGTCGTGGGGCGAAACGCCTTCGCCCACGAGTCGGGCATCCACGCGGCGGGCGTCATCGAGAACTCGGCGACGTTCGAGCCGGGCGTGATGACCCCCGAGATGGTCGGCGCGGAGCGCGAACTGGTGATGGGCAAGCACACCGGCACCCACTCGGTACGCGAGCGGCTGGTCGAGGCCGGCTACGAGCCGACCGACGAGGACGTGCGAACGGTCACCCGCCGGGTCAAGGACCACGGGGCGGCCAAGGAGCGCGTCACCGAGGAGACGTTCGAGCGCTTCGCCCGCGAGGCGGACGTCCGCCGGCCCGAGCGCGTCACGGAGGGACCCCGCTAG
- the ilvB gene encoding biosynthetic-type acetolactate synthase large subunit — translation MSEPGSRAQAAAQPTPETEATEATEATEEREPSDEADGADSADAESVAADQSTAAARTTGAAAVVAALESAGVEHVFGVQGGAIMPVYDALYDSDIAHVTMAHEQGAAHAADAYGQVTGRPGVCFATSGPGATNLVTGIADADMDSDPVVALTGQVPTDFVGNDAFQETDTVGVTRPITKANYFADDVDAVGDLVAEAFALAGEGRPGPTLVDLPKDVTTAETEAREAEPPEGTPTPSADAEAVEAAAAALARAEKPLILSGGGVTKGEASEELRRFATAFEIPVVTTMPGIGTFPEDHELSLSWAGMHGTGYANMAISHTDCLLAVGTRFDDRLTGGIETFAPDAEVVHVDIDPAEISKNVHADYPLVGDAGTVLDQLYDALSDGPAEAARAGDRWDAWREQCATWKEEYPLTYDAPDDEPLKPQFVVEALDAITPDDAIVTTGVGQHQMWAAQFWTYTEPRTYVSSHGLGTMGYGLPAAIGAKLAAPDREVVCFDGDGSFLMTMQELSVAVRENLDVTVIVLNNEAIGMVRQWQDAFFDGRRMASEYAWMPDFAKLAEAFGARGFTLTEYDDVADTLEAAVAYDGPSVVDAYIDPAENVYPMVPSGGANDQFALSEDHL, via the coding sequence ATGAGTGAACCAGGTTCACGGGCCCAGGCGGCCGCTCAGCCGACGCCCGAAACGGAAGCGACGGAAGCGACGGAGGCGACGGAGGAACGGGAACCGTCGGACGAGGCGGACGGGGCGGACAGCGCCGACGCCGAGTCCGTCGCGGCGGACCAGTCGACGGCCGCGGCGCGCACGACCGGGGCGGCGGCCGTCGTCGCCGCGCTCGAGTCGGCGGGCGTCGAGCACGTCTTCGGCGTGCAGGGCGGGGCGATCATGCCCGTCTACGACGCGCTGTACGACTCGGACATCGCGCACGTGACGATGGCCCACGAGCAGGGGGCGGCCCACGCCGCCGACGCCTACGGACAGGTGACGGGGCGGCCCGGCGTCTGCTTCGCCACGTCCGGCCCCGGCGCGACCAACCTCGTGACGGGCATCGCCGACGCGGACATGGACTCCGATCCCGTCGTCGCGCTCACGGGGCAGGTGCCGACGGACTTCGTCGGCAACGACGCCTTCCAGGAGACGGACACGGTCGGTGTCACCCGTCCCATCACCAAGGCGAACTACTTCGCTGACGACGTCGACGCGGTGGGCGACCTCGTCGCGGAGGCGTTCGCGCTCGCCGGCGAGGGCCGCCCCGGCCCGACGCTGGTCGACCTCCCGAAGGACGTCACGACCGCGGAGACGGAGGCCCGCGAGGCGGAACCGCCCGAGGGAACGCCGACGCCGTCGGCCGACGCCGAGGCGGTCGAGGCGGCCGCGGCCGCCCTCGCCCGCGCGGAGAAGCCGCTGATCCTCTCCGGCGGCGGCGTCACGAAGGGCGAGGCGAGCGAGGAGCTGCGGCGGTTCGCGACGGCGTTCGAGATCCCCGTCGTCACGACCATGCCCGGCATCGGGACGTTCCCCGAGGACCACGAGCTGTCGCTGTCGTGGGCCGGGATGCACGGCACCGGCTACGCCAACATGGCGATCAGCCACACCGACTGCCTGCTCGCCGTCGGGACGCGCTTCGACGACCGCCTCACGGGCGGCATCGAGACGTTCGCGCCGGACGCCGAGGTCGTCCACGTCGACATCGACCCCGCCGAGATCTCGAAGAACGTCCACGCGGACTACCCGCTGGTGGGCGACGCGGGGACGGTGCTCGATCAGCTGTACGACGCGCTGTCGGACGGACCTGCCGAGGCGGCGCGGGCCGGCGATCGCTGGGACGCGTGGCGCGAGCAGTGCGCGACGTGGAAGGAGGAGTACCCGCTGACCTACGACGCGCCCGACGACGAGCCGCTCAAGCCGCAGTTCGTCGTCGAGGCGCTCGACGCCATCACGCCGGACGACGCCATCGTCACGACGGGCGTCGGGCAGCACCAGATGTGGGCCGCCCAGTTCTGGACCTACACCGAGCCGCGCACGTACGTCTCCTCTCACGGGCTGGGGACGATGGGCTACGGGCTCCCGGCGGCCATCGGCGCGAAGCTCGCCGCGCCGGACCGGGAGGTCGTCTGCTTCGACGGCGACGGCTCGTTCCTGATGACGATGCAGGAGCTGTCCGTCGCGGTGCGAGAGAACCTCGACGTCACCGTGATCGTCCTGAACAACGAGGCGATCGGGATGGTCCGTCAGTGGCAGGACGCCTTCTTCGACGGCCGCCGGATGGCCTCCGAGTACGCGTGGATGCCCGACTTCGCCAAGCTCGCGGAGGCGTTCGGCGCGCGCGGGTTCACGCTGACGGAGTACGACGACGTCGCGGACACGCTCGAGGCCGCCGTCGCCTACGACGGGCCGTCGGTCGTCGACGCCTACATCGACCCCGCGGAGAACGTCTACCCGATGGTGCCGAGCGGCGGCGCGAACGACCAGTTCGCCCTCTCGGAGGACCACCTATGA